Proteins from one Deinococcus aestuarii genomic window:
- a CDS encoding sulfite exporter TauE/SafE family protein, with protein MSFDPWQYALGALAAFLIGFSKTGVPGAGILAVPLMAQVLGARLSVGATLPLLLLGDGFAVAFYRQHADWGWLRRIAPWVTGGLLVGAVALKVLGDLHLRADPLGPVIGVLILAMLALTLLRERLGDRLRPTSRVGTVLTGILAGFSTMVSNAAGPVMAVFMTAAGLPKERLLGTTAWTFLIFNVAKVPLLLLLTADNPAEPLFTASTLLFTGTLLPALGLGALAGRHLLPFVPERGFRVLVLGLSGLAAVRLIV; from the coding sequence ATGTCATTCGACCCCTGGCAGTACGCGCTGGGCGCCCTGGCCGCCTTTCTGATCGGCTTTTCCAAGACGGGCGTGCCGGGCGCGGGTATCCTCGCCGTGCCGCTGATGGCGCAGGTGCTCGGCGCGCGGCTGTCGGTGGGGGCGACGCTGCCGCTGCTGCTGCTCGGGGACGGCTTCGCGGTGGCCTTCTACCGCCAGCACGCGGACTGGGGATGGCTGCGGCGGATCGCCCCCTGGGTGACGGGCGGGCTTCTCGTCGGCGCGGTGGCCCTCAAGGTGCTCGGCGACCTGCACCTGCGGGCCGATCCGCTGGGCCCGGTCATCGGCGTGCTCATCCTCGCCATGCTCGCGCTGACGCTGCTGCGGGAGAGGCTGGGCGACCGACTGCGGCCCACCTCCCGCGTGGGCACGGTCCTGACCGGAATCCTGGCGGGTTTTTCCACGATGGTCTCGAACGCGGCGGGACCCGTCATGGCGGTCTTCATGACGGCGGCGGGGCTGCCCAAGGAGCGGCTGCTGGGCACGACCGCCTGGACCTTCCTCATCTTCAACGTGGCGAAAGTGCCCCTGCTGCTGCTGCTCACCGCCGACAATCCCGCCGAGCCACTCTTCACCGCCAGCACCCTGCTCTTTACTGGAACGCTCTTGCCCGCCCTGGGGCTGGGGGCGCTCGCCGGTCGACACCTCCTGCCGTTCGTTCCCGAGCGGGGCTTCCGTGTGCTGGTGCTGGGGCTCTCGGGGCTGGCGGCCGTGCGGCTGATCGTGTGA
- a CDS encoding TIM barrel protein translates to MIQVANAPCSWGVIENIEGERGGYSTVLDEMHQTGYVGTELGDWGFMPTDPDTLRGELSARHLKLLGSWVSVYLHDPERHAQSEAEAVRTARLLAAVGGPGAVVVLGNDPYTDPVRTLNAGRITPEMGMTEAGWEVFAAGANRVARAVMRETGLRTVFHHHIGTWVETPAEIERFLAMTDPEVMGLCFDTGHYTFAGGDAVEGLRRHRDRIWHVHFKDQDPRVAEQSRREGWDGVTAVGHGVFCELGKGKVDFPAVLRQLGENGYGGWVVVEQDVLPGLGSPAESARRNREYLGRIGL, encoded by the coding sequence ATGATCCAAGTTGCCAACGCCCCCTGCTCGTGGGGCGTGATCGAGAACATCGAGGGCGAGCGCGGCGGGTATTCCACCGTCCTCGACGAGATGCACCAGACCGGCTACGTCGGCACCGAGCTGGGCGACTGGGGCTTCATGCCCACCGATCCGGACACCCTGCGCGGCGAGCTGTCCGCCCGCCACCTCAAGCTGCTCGGCTCCTGGGTGAGCGTCTACCTCCACGACCCCGAACGCCACGCCCAGAGCGAGGCCGAGGCCGTTCGCACCGCCCGCCTCCTCGCCGCCGTGGGGGGGCCGGGGGCCGTCGTGGTGCTGGGGAACGATCCCTACACCGACCCCGTGCGGACGCTGAACGCGGGCCGCATCACGCCCGAGATGGGGATGACGGAGGCGGGGTGGGAGGTCTTCGCCGCCGGGGCGAACCGGGTGGCCCGCGCGGTGATGCGGGAAACGGGGCTGCGGACCGTCTTCCACCACCACATCGGGACCTGGGTGGAGACGCCCGCCGAGATCGAGCGTTTTCTGGCGATGACCGACCCCGAGGTGATGGGGCTGTGCTTCGACACCGGGCACTACACCTTCGCGGGCGGGGACGCGGTGGAGGGGCTGCGGCGCCACCGGGACCGCATCTGGCACGTCCACTTCAAGGACCAGGACCCGCGGGTGGCCGAGCAGTCGCGCCGGGAAGGGTGGGACGGGGTGACGGCGGTCGGGCACGGCGTCTTCTGCGAGCTGGGGAAGGGGAAGGTGGACTTTCCCGCCGTGCTGCGGCAACTGGGGGAGAACGGCTACGGGGGCTGGGTGGTGGTGGAGCAGGACGTGCTGCCCGGCCTGGGGAGTCCGGCCGAGAGTGCCCGGCGCAACCGCGAGTACCTCGGGCGCATCGGTTTATAG